In Taeniopygia guttata chromosome 2, bTaeGut7.mat, whole genome shotgun sequence, one genomic interval encodes:
- the FZD6 gene encoding frizzled-6 codes for MGALVFFATCSLLLALVQGHSLFTCEPITISRCSGMSYNMTFFPNLMGHYDQDTAARKMDPFLILMNLHCSPDVHTFLCGAFVPACLDQIHVIHPCQSLCEKVYSDCKQLMDTFGIAWPEELECTRLINCDETAPATAAVTTNIHGTQKTPSQIRRDYGFWCPRHLHTTNGQGYKFLGIDQCAPPCPNMYFKNYELDVAKSFIGIVSIFCLCATLFTFLTFLIDVKRFRYPERPIIYYSVCYSIVSLMYFIGFLLGNRTACNEADDKLEIGETVVLGSQNKACTVLFMVLYFFTMAGTIWWVILTITWFLAAGRKWSCEAIAQKAMWFHAVAWGIPGFLTIMLLAMNKVEGDNISGVCFVGLYDLDASLYFVLLPLCLCVFFGLSLLLAGIISLNHVRQVIQHDGRNQEKLKKFMIRIGVFSGLYLVPLVALLGCYVYELVNRKIWETTWVFDHCDQYHIPCPYQAKALARPEIFLFLMKYLLTLIVGISPVFWVGSKKTCSEWANFFNRNRKRDPISESRRVLQESCEFFLRHNSKVKHKKKHYKSTSHRLKVISKSMGTSTGGTTNHGTSAVAITNHDYLSQENVAEIKSSPETSEKEMEADGACARRAEEGENGGDQMLPSAKLTVDQLERRNKADSTCHMNTLAESIKRVGEGRITPKNDFSESPSLQRSCSQIPVISQSPSVSLLVYSASDTRRELDSGNSSNP; via the exons ccTTTCCTTATTCTTATGAATCTTCACTGTTCACCAGACGTCCACACATTTCTGTGCGGAGCCTTTGTCCCAGCCTGCCTAGATCAGATTCACGTGATTCACCCATGTCAAAGCCTCTGTGAGAAAGTGTATTCTGACTGTAAGCAGTTGATGGACACTTTTGGAATTGCATGGCCTGAAGAGCTGGAATGTACCAG ATTAATCAATTGTGATGAGactgctcctgccacagctgctgtaaCCACAAACATACATGGAACTCAGAAGACCCCAAGCCAGATCCGAAGGGATTATGGATTCTGGTGTCCCCGACACCTACACACTACCAATGGACAAGGCTACAAGTTTCTAGGAATTGATCAGTGTGCACCCCCATGTCCCAATATGTACTTCAAAAATTATGAATTGGATGTGGCAAAAAGCTTCATTGGAATAGTTTCAATCTTCTgtctttgtgctacacttttCACATTCCTTACTTTTCTGATTGATGTTAAAAGGTTTAGATACCCAGAGAGACCAATCATATATTATTCTGTCTGTTATAGCATAGTGTCTCTAATGTACTTTATTGGATTTTTACTTGGGAACAGAACTGCCTGTAATGAGGCAGATGATAAGTTAGAAATTGGTGAAACGGTTGTTCTTGGCTCCCAAAACAAAGCCTGTACTGTCCTTTTCATGGTTTTATACTTTTTCACTATGGCAGGAACTATATGGTGGGTGATTCTGACAATCACTTGGTTCCTTGCAGCGGGAAGAAAATGGAGCTGTGAAGCTATTGCCCAAAAGGCCATGTGGTTCCATGCAGTTGCCTGGGGAATACCTGGTTTTCTAACCATTATGCTCCTTGCAATGAACAAAGTGGAAGGGGACAATATCAGTGGAGTTTGTTTTGTGGGTCTCTATGACCTGGACGCCTCTCTGTACTTCGTGCTTTTGCCGCTGTGCCTTTGTGTCTTTTTCGGTCTGTCCCTCCTTTTAGCCGGCATCATTTCCCTAAACCACGTGCGGCAGGTCATTCAGCACGATGGCAGGAACCAGGAGAAGCTCAAGAAGTTCATGATCCGAATTGGAGTTTTTAGTGGTTTGTACCTGGTGCCACTTGTAGCACTTCTTGGGTGTTACGTTTATGAACTGGTGAACCGGAAAATCTGGGAAACTACTTGGGTGTTTGACCACTGTGACCAGTACCATATTCCTTGCCCCTATCAG GCAAAGGCACTAGCAagaccagaaatatttttgtttctgatgaAATATTTGCTAACATTAATTGTTGGCATATCTCCAGTGTTCTGGGTGGGAAGTAAAAAGACCTGTTCCGAATGGGCCAATTTCTTCAACAGAAACCGCAAAAGAga TCCAATCAGTGAGAGCCGAAGAGTGCTGCAAGAATCATGCGAATTTTTCTTGAGGCACAATTCCAAAGTTAAACATAAGAAGAAGCACTACAAGTCAACTTCACACAGACTGAAAGTCATTTCAAAGTCAATGGGGACCAGTACAGGTGGCACAACAAATCATGGAACTTCTGCAGTAGCAATCACTAATCATGATTACTTGAGCCAAGAAAATGTGGCAGAAATTAAAAGCTCTCCAGAGACGTCTGAGAAGGAGATGGAGGCAGACGGAGCATGCGCCCGAAGAGCGGAGGAAGGTGAAAACGGCGGAGATCAGATGTTACCCAGTGCTAAACTGACCGTGGATCAGCTGGAAAGGAGAAACAAAGCAGACAGCACCTGCCATATGAATACTTTGGCTGAGAGTATTAAGAGAGTAGGTGAAGGAAG AATAACTCCTAAAAATGATTTTAGTGAATCTCCTTCACTACAAAGGAGCTGTTCCCAAATACCTGTCATCTCACAGTCACCTTCCGTATCACTGCTTGTCTACTCAGCTTCAGATACCAGAAGAGAGTTGGATTCAGGAAACAGTTCTAATCCTTGA
- the CTHRC1 gene encoding collagen triple helix repeat-containing protein 1 isoform X1 has product MPRGPAAAAAPLLLLLALLLAAAPPHGGSDSPKGKQKALRQREVVDVYNGMCLQGPSGVPGRDGNPGANGIPGTPGIPGRDGLKGEKGECMRESIEESWTPNFKQCSWSALNYGIDLGKIAECTFTKMRSNSALRVLFSGSLRLKCRNACCQRWYFTFNGAECAGPLPIEAIIYLDQGSPELNSTINIHRTSSVEGLCEGINAGLVDIAIWVGTCSDYPRGDASTGWNSVSRIIIEELPK; this is encoded by the exons ATGCcccgcggcccggccgccgccgccgccccgctgctgctgctgctggcgctgctgctggcggcggccccgccgcacGGCGGCTCCGACAGCCCCAAGGGGAAGCAGAAGGCGCTCCGCCAGCGGGAGGTGGTGGACGTG TATAATGGCATGTGCTTGCAAGGCCCCAGTGGCGTTCCTGGACGGGATGGAAACCCAGGAGCCAACGGGatccctgggacacctggaatcCCAGGACGGGATGGGCTGAAAGGGGAGAAGGGCGAGTGCATGCGGGAGAGCATCGAGGAGTCCTGGACACCCAACTTCAAGCAGTGTTCGTGGAGCGCGCTGAATTACGGCATCGACCTTGGGAAGATCGCG GAATGCACGTTTACCAAGATGCGCTCCAACAGTGCCCTCCGCGTGCTCTTCAGCGGCTCCCTCCGCCTCAAGTGCAGGAACGCCTGCTGCCAGCGCTGGTACTTCACCTTCAACGGGGCAGAGTGTGCGGGCCCACTGCCCATTGAAGCCATAATATACTTAGATCAAGGAAGCCCAGAGCTGAATTCTACTATTAACATACACAGGACTTCCTCAG TGGAAGGTCTGTGTGAAGGGATCAATGCTGGCTTGGTGGACATTGCCATCTGGGTTGGGACGTGCTCAGATTATCCACGGGGAGATGCTTCTACTGGATGGAATTCAGTCTCCCGAATCATCATTGAAGAACTGCCAAAATAA
- the CTHRC1 gene encoding collagen triple helix repeat-containing protein 1 isoform X2, whose product MEKAYNGMCLQGPSGVPGRDGNPGANGIPGTPGIPGRDGLKGEKGECMRESIEESWTPNFKQCSWSALNYGIDLGKIAECTFTKMRSNSALRVLFSGSLRLKCRNACCQRWYFTFNGAECAGPLPIEAIIYLDQGSPELNSTINIHRTSSVEGLCEGINAGLVDIAIWVGTCSDYPRGDASTGWNSVSRIIIEELPK is encoded by the exons ATGGAAAAAGCG TATAATGGCATGTGCTTGCAAGGCCCCAGTGGCGTTCCTGGACGGGATGGAAACCCAGGAGCCAACGGGatccctgggacacctggaatcCCAGGACGGGATGGGCTGAAAGGGGAGAAGGGCGAGTGCATGCGGGAGAGCATCGAGGAGTCCTGGACACCCAACTTCAAGCAGTGTTCGTGGAGCGCGCTGAATTACGGCATCGACCTTGGGAAGATCGCG GAATGCACGTTTACCAAGATGCGCTCCAACAGTGCCCTCCGCGTGCTCTTCAGCGGCTCCCTCCGCCTCAAGTGCAGGAACGCCTGCTGCCAGCGCTGGTACTTCACCTTCAACGGGGCAGAGTGTGCGGGCCCACTGCCCATTGAAGCCATAATATACTTAGATCAAGGAAGCCCAGAGCTGAATTCTACTATTAACATACACAGGACTTCCTCAG TGGAAGGTCTGTGTGAAGGGATCAATGCTGGCTTGGTGGACATTGCCATCTGGGTTGGGACGTGCTCAGATTATCCACGGGGAGATGCTTCTACTGGATGGAATTCAGTCTCCCGAATCATCATTGAAGAACTGCCAAAATAA